TTGTACGATTCGCAGTACCTGCCAAGAAACCGCCGGTGCAAGAACACGACTCCGAGtcggacgatgacgacatgGCCGATTACTTCGATATGGAGATACAAAagaccgaggccgagctcagCAAACTTCCCAAGCCAAGCCTCCCCCGCGGCGTGGTGGCACGATACGCGGCCATGTCCCACGGTGCGATGGCCGAGTTGCTTAGCAAAAGCGAGGGCTTGACCGAGATGCTTGGTGCGATTCCCGAAGAAATCCGTGTTGCTGAAGTCAAACCAAGCGAGCAGTTGCCTCCTAAACCCAAAGCCGACAacgagacgatggcgccgggTTCGAAAAAGGAGGAGCCGACTTCGTCCGACACGCTGGCCAAGGTGCCTGAGCTTACAGAGGCTCCCGAGCCTCAACCAACGACAGATGCAATGGATATCGACGTCCCAAGCGCCGATGCACCAGCACCTGAAGTACCGCAAATATCTTCGGCCGAGACCAAGGCGGATGCGGAGGCAAAGGGAAGCAGTGTTGGTCCAGCGCCGTCAACGAATGACGTTGGTGCCGGGTCCGCTGAACTTTCGCGACGGTCCGTTCCATCGGAAACGACGGGTGTCGGGTCGAAGCCCCCGAGTACTCCGTCGCAAATcccggacgaggacgatgacgagaccgaatccgaggacgaggcatTCGTGGATGTCGAAACGGTGCGCAGGTACatgaagacgccgccgatcGATAGTCTTCCGAACTACTTCACTGGCCAGGATTGGTCCAAGGACGAAGATTTTCTCGCCACACTCGACTCCGATCCTGTTGTTGACAATTTCGTGGCCAAACATCTGGATAAGATACATATTCAGGAGAAGGAAGAGCAGATCAAAGCACAAAAGGCATACGAGGACAATTATGTTCAGTACCTCCACTTCACCCTGTCCAGCGACCCCATCGCCGTCAAGAGTCGAGACAAGTTCTCCGTTGCAGCCCCCGTGCCTGAGGTCCCTGGTACCGCGACTCCCGAACCCGTCCCGAAGCCAGAGGGACGCGGCGCCAGAAGATTTGCCTCTGAGCGCGATTTGGAACGCGTGTTGCAGGCATCCATgcgcgaagacgaggagcgcaaggagCGAGAGCTTCGGGCCCAAAAAGAAAAGTACCGCAGCGAGAAGGAAGCTGTGATCCCCGACATGTACTGGGATGCCGAGCAGCGGGCAAAGGCACAGTACACGGATCGCTCAGGATACACGCCTGTGGAACGCCTTGTTTCGGCTTGGCAGGTGTTGCCCCCGGTCAACAACTTCACGGCAGAGGAGGCGGAGCTCTTTGAGAAGGCATATTTGGAGTTCCCCAAGCAGTGGGGCCGAATCGCCGACGCCGTTCCAAACCGTGACTTCCGCGCTTGCATACAGTATTATTACCTGATGAAGAAGGAGTTGAACCTTAAGGAGAAACTCAAGAAGCAGCCAAGACGACGCAAGAAGGGTGGCCGAGGCAAGCAACGATCTAGTGCATTGGTGTCGGAGCTTGGAAATGCAGAGCAGGATGGGGAAGAGACACAGGACACTGGGGACAACGGGGAACGGAGGCGACCacgacgcgccgcggcgcccacTTGGGGTTTCGAGCAGCCGGCGACCGACAGCGAGAATGCGACTCCCGCTGGGACTCCTGGTCGCCGCGGGGcatcggccgcggcgagggcagaACAAGGCGAGAAGGTGGACGGCAGAAAAGGCAGGCGTAAGGCTGCCAAAgacaaggaggccaagggcgcGAAGGCGGGCCAGAacctcgccgctgcggccacaccgtcgtctgcgcgcgggcgctcGCGATCCAGCTCGCGCGTGCCGCCCAACATTGAGGCTCCGACGCCAGCTCCGGCAGAACCGAACCGTGCGCCTGCTGCGTtcgagcagccgccggcccatGCTGGCATTCAGCCCCCGTTTccagtgcagcagcagcaacagcccgTGCAAGCTGCTGAGCGGCCGAAGCCCCTTGCCGCGTCATCCATCGCCGAAGTCATGGCAGCGCCATCGTTGCGGCCggaaccgccgccaccgccgcagcagccgtcCATGACTTCCTTCCACCTGGCTCAACCCCAATCTGAGCGCAAGACGACCACGCAGGCCTCAAGCTACTGGAGCGTGTCAGAGGCGAACGACTTTCCGCATTTATTGCGGGCTTTCGGGTCGGACTATGCAGCTATCGCCGCCCATATGGGTTCCAAGACGGCCGTCATGGTAAGTGGCAGTAGTCCTTCGTTCCCGCTACAACCGTCAATCTAACTCTCTATAGGTGAAGAATTACTTTGTTCGGCAAAAGGACCAGGGAAAGCCTGAGTGGGAAGCAATAGTCCAGGAGGCGGATGCCAAACGAATGCGCGGTGAGAAGCGACCTGATCCGCCACAACCAACCGctggagggcgaggcaggAGGTTCGAGAACACAACAACCGTCCCTGGCACATCCAGACCTCTGGCGGTTGCACCCGGAGTGGACGGTCATGGAGAGCCCTCACAGGCGAAGATGGATGTTCAGCCTCAACAGGCTCGACCCCAAGGGTTCCCGGGATATGGAGTGCCGATTGCACAGGCTCCTGCCCAGCAAGCTCTTGCGCAACCTGGACCCCAGCCCGGGCAGCAGCCGATTGCTATGCAGCAacaccccgccgccgccgctgccgccgccgcacctccGGCATCGCAAGCCATGTCCCCCGGCAATCGCCCCCTCCGTGCGCCGCTACAGCCTTTCGGTTTCCCTGAGCGCGAACGCGAGCCTGCTCCACCGgctcaacaacaacaacaacaacaacagcgggCCCAACTCCCTCAGAAGGCTGGGAGCTCTGCGGTACCAGAGCTTCGCGAACAACGACCGCTTGCGGCTGCGCAGCCCCTCCCAGCAGCGCATCAGGAGGCGATGATGGAACGACAGAAGATGGAGATGCAGCAGAGGGAACGGGAGCGAGAAATAGAGAGAGAGCTCCAGCGCCAGTCGGAGCGCCAGGCCATGAGGATGACGCAGCAAGAGGCCGAGCTCGCTGCCCAGCGCCACTACGACCCGTACGGTCACCGCCAGCAGTCGAGCCTCGGGGGTGGCCCAAGGGAGCCCCTGTCGCTGGCTAGACCCCCATCTCAGGAGCCGTCTCgatctgctgctgggcagccGTATCCCCCTTctatgcagcagcaggctgtcCATGCTGCTCGGGGCATGATGGGCGAGCTTGGCGCTGCTCAGTCGCCGCCTATGGGCCCCAACCCcggcaggccggcctcgtcacTCCAGCAAAGGCAACCCCCTGGGCCCGGCCCGGAGCCATATGGCGTTGCgcctccagcagcgcctccgaGCCGACCACCAGAACCACGTAAGACGTCCAACATTATGTCTCTGCTAAATGACGATCCACCGCCCACGGCGAAGAGAGTCAGCGATGTTGCGAGCACCGCTGGACACTCGGCGACACCGCCACCGCAAGGCATGGGTCGCCCTCCAcctgggccggcgccgccatcgcaaATGCGCCGCGAGCCAGAGCCACAATACTCTCCCTATGGGCGAACACCATCCGGCGGCCCAAGCATGCCTCCGTTAAAGCCGACGTACGGAGGGTCTCCCAACCCCCCACCGCCAATGGGTTCAGCCGCTTCGGAGAGGGAATATTATAGACAGCATCCATATCAGCCACAGCCAGGGCACCACAGCAGTGGCACCAACTCGCCCCAGACGTCACAGCGCTATCCACCCCCCGgacagccaggccagggccaaTATCCGCCACAGAGTGGCTATCCCACGGCATACGGAGGTGGTGGTCAAGTGCCCCACGCGGgatcgcctccgccgccacaaTATGCAGTACACCAACCCGTCCCACGGGGTCGTGAGATGCCCCAGGGCGGGCGTGACAATGCATggccgcagcagggccatcagcagcagcaaccgccgccgccggcgatgcaGCAAGCAACTGGGTGGCCGACGCAGGCCACCAAGTCTCAAGCTCCTCCGCCCCAGCAGTCATGGCCACAACATCCGTCCAGCACGCCGAaaccgtcgacgccggcgccagcatggtctgccgcgccgccgcctcaacaACCTCACCCCATGAGCATGCGggacgagcgcggcgcatCGATGTACGGGGCCGGCTCTCAGCCCCCGCAGCACCGCTACGGACCACCCGCTTCTCGAGGACCGGAACAAGTGCCCCCGCCAGCACAGGCATACCCTCGGTATGTCTCGACACCAGGACCTGTCGGACCGCGAGACCCAAGGGAGCAGGGCAGGAGTTACACACCGGGTGTGTATGACGCACGCGGACCTCCACCGCCGGCTCCTGGGCAGGCGTACCCAGGACCGGACCCGCGAGAGCTGTCGCTCCGAGACAGCCGTGACCCGCGCGATCCTAGGGATCCCCGGGAGATGATGGCCAGGGGGCTCCGGCCCCACGAGTACGAGCGCCATCCGGAGAACCGATACGGACGATGAGGGAGCAAAGGGTGGGAAGAGGGGCTGCGACAGGTCATTAGACGGCTATGATGACTTACTCTTGTACAAATGACGAATGAGGAGGGGGCCAGGCGGGCttcgggggaggggaacTGCGACGGCGTTGGACAGGGAAGGTGTATTGGACAAGCGGCCGACTTGGCTGCATGGAATTCGTGATGATGGGTGTGGCTTCTTACTGGTAGAATATGAAAGCGTACTACTGTACATGTGTACTGGACTAACCTGGCTGGCTTTCTGTGCATGAATGGATGCTGGTGGCCATGGTGAACTTGAGATCATGTTTCAGAGGAGCCTTGAGTTCCACCCCCACCAGCCCAAGAagagccgccac
The genomic region above belongs to Purpureocillium takamizusanense chromosome 5, complete sequence and contains:
- a CDS encoding uncharacterized protein (COG:K~EggNog:ENOG503NXS4) gives rise to the protein MASRYSRYEPDRRSRSPRDRSPDRFDRNSQYGDGDRRRSSAESRPNAPGFQSRDSFGREPPRGPKALVDAPSGPRGGGFAGDFRGGRGRGRGRAWPARDESRDRGRERDMDYRDRYRDERSRDRDRDRDRDRDRDRDRDRDRDWRETREFRSRRSPLGRARSPARDFRDRDRDGSAIADADRSRRGSRDGGPPSAGSTSSDPQFGMPPFGRGGSFMRGRGGRGGRGDWSSDRGRGRTPYDERGDRYPRSRSQEGRWGRDRDERDRGDRYPPEADARRDPRDERERGERDLIRPKKEARPSISQEPSQVRDVSPPPVAPSAPAFGSVPSRSASGSDAPAASSATGKPPPTAPRAYSERPVSAGHDSVLPTGLSRKSVHDAAQIPVGPRAQQSHSGSKQWANPNLKKGPQSPQSARPQTFSQTGPASVRRESSQIDHTEQSRPRSSDAKADSRPSGFEDRSRSHYSAEPGEIVKFEPETRDQGDYRDPGAKSASAGNSPAFRSLSKFPNGKVAEPEKPSKQQPVEAPKRRRRMPTVPVVRFAVPAKKPPVQEHDSESDDDDMADYFDMEIQKTEAELSKLPKPSLPRGVVARYAAMSHGAMAELLSKSEGLTEMLGAIPEEIRVAEVKPSEQLPPKPKADNETMAPGSKKEEPTSSDTLAKVPELTEAPEPQPTTDAMDIDVPSADAPAPEVPQISSAETKADAEAKGSSVGPAPSTNDVGAGSAELSRRSVPSETTGVGSKPPSTPSQIPDEDDDETESEDEAFVDVETVRRYMKTPPIDSLPNYFTGQDWSKDEDFLATLDSDPVVDNFVAKHLDKIHIQEKEEQIKAQKAYEDNYVQYLHFTLSSDPIAVKSRDKFSVAAPVPEVPGTATPEPVPKPEGRGARRFASERDLERVLQASMREDEERKERELRAQKEKYRSEKEAVIPDMYWDAEQRAKAQYTDRSGYTPVERLVSAWQVLPPVNNFTAEEAELFEKAYLEFPKQWGRIADAVPNRDFRACIQYYYLMKKELNLKEKLKKQPRRRKKGGRGKQRSSALVSELGNAEQDGEETQDTGDNGERRRPRRAAAPTWGFEQPATDSENATPAGTPGRRGASAAARAEQGEKVDGRKGRRKAAKDKEAKGAKAGQNLAAAATPSSARGRSRSSSRVPPNIEAPTPAPAEPNRAPAAFEQPPAHAGIQPPFPVQQQQQPVQAAERPKPLAASSIAEVMAAPSLRPEPPPPPQQPSMTSFHLAQPQSERKTTTQASSYWSVSEANDFPHLLRAFGSDYAAIAAHMGSKTAVMVKNYFVRQKDQGKPEWEAIVQEADAKRMRGEKRPDPPQPTAGGRGRRFENTTTVPGTSRPLAVAPGVDGHGEPSQAKMDVQPQQARPQGFPGYGVPIAQAPAQQALAQPGPQPGQQPIAMQQHPAAAAAAAAPPASQAMSPGNRPLRAPLQPFGFPEREREPAPPAQQQQQQQQRAQLPQKAGSSAVPELREQRPLAAAQPLPAAHQEAMMERQKMEMQQREREREIERELQRQSERQAMRMTQQEAELAAQRHYDPYGHRQQSSLGGGPREPLSLARPPSQEPSRSAAGQPYPPSMQQQAVHAARGMMGELGAAQSPPMGPNPGRPASSLQQRQPPGPGPEPYGVAPPAAPPSRPPEPRKTSNIMSLLNDDPPPTAKRVSDVASTAGHSATPPPQGMGRPPPGPAPPSQMRREPEPQYSPYGRTPSGGPSMPPLKPTYGGSPNPPPPMGSAASEREYYRQHPYQPQPGHHSSGTNSPQTSQRYPPPGQPGQGQYPPQSGYPTAYGGGGQVPHAGSPPPPQYAVHQPVPRGREMPQGGRDNAWPQQGHQQQQPPPPAMQQATGWPTQATKSQAPPPQQSWPQHPSSTPKPSTPAPAWSAAPPPQQPHPMSMRDERGASMYGAGSQPPQHRYGPPASRGPEQVPPPAQAYPRYVSTPGPVGPRDPREQGRSYTPGVYDARGPPPPAPGQAYPGPDPRELSLRDSRDPRDPRDPREMMARGLRPHEYERHPENRYGR